The following DNA comes from Clarias gariepinus isolate MV-2021 ecotype Netherlands chromosome 7, CGAR_prim_01v2, whole genome shotgun sequence.
TGAGCATTATATTTTACAGTGACTGCTTTCAGTAGTATTTAGGGGCATCAATAATCTgctttatagctttttttttttgttgcttttatgTTACTCAAATCATTtggaaaaatattataaacaagaATTGTAtgcaaaatgtgttttatgaAGAGTCATTATAGGTAAAAGACTCAAGAAAACATGCTTCTTTAAATGTCTAGAATGAACATGGCAGTTCTTATTAAAAGTAGAACTGCCAGGGTTAGGGCTAGGTCATGGTCTGTGGTGACCAATTTACATGTCGTGGTCTGTGGTGACCAATTCACATGCTCCTCAAACTACATTTGCAGAATTTGAGGTTAGGGCCCCAATTTACTAAGCGTCTCAGAATAGGCCAAAAATTCTCAGTGATGTAATTTTGGTCTTAATTTTAGAAGTAGGAATAGGAGCAATTTCTcaaaattcttaaaataggaaattaCTCCTTCCTTCATCAAAATGTAGGAGAGCTCCAGGGGTGTAGGGGATAGAGAATTTGGCAACACTGAGTGACACAAAGCTAAAAGATAAAATCTATAAAAGATCATAGCCAACAATGTCTGAACTATTAAATCTAACTTTGCTCTTATAGCACAGCAGATCATGTGGATCACCGCAGAGAAGAGATGTTTTAGTAACACTGAGTGGcacagagctcataaaagacataaaaaatggaataagtttttttaacattaaatttaaattttaacaaattcaaattttatttgttacatacacagccatacacagtatgatatgctgTAAAATGTATTAACAACCACCACTGATCTAAAAATCTATAGAAATATagagcattttaaataaaaaatataaaataagaatatgattaaagaaaaagagcatgaaaagaaaattttcaaataatatacagtatagaaaatataaaaaaaaactttatactgtaaaattgacattaaaaaaggatttaatatAAAACTGACATGGAATTGAGGTGGAATGTCCAGTCCTGAGCATACAGTATACCAGCTGCCTAACAGTGTGCAAAGTATGTgcaaattcaagattcaaataactttattaatcccagagggaaattgcttaattGCTTAAAAATGAGTAAATGAGTTAAATTTGAGAGCATCGCATGTGGTATGCAAATGGGCTATTAACGAGCATGTTGTATGTTGTCTCCACAGGTAACTACAGTAATACTGTAcgtttttttcttacagtacCACAGATGATGGACAGATTTCCACATTTCCCACCACGCAGCATGAAATCAATGAAAAACAAGCTAAATTCATGAAGTTGTGGGCTTGATATATGACACAATTATTTGAGGGTCTGTTTATTTTAGATTCTCTGTTAATAGCAGCATTTTATCACTTCAATAACACAGCAAACCGCATGTTTCACACTTCTCTGTGGATCGTGCGGCAAACTGACTGGTGGGTTTCACAAATTTCccccattcatttttttatcttgAGGTAAGAGTAGGGCAAAagtttactttaattatttcttaacattttacttTCTCCTCCACAAGATAAATGGTCTCATCCTCTCTCcagttttgctttcttttcaaGAGCATTTTGATCAGATTGTGACTGCCCaactatatataactatataagtTTTGTCTTTGTAcataaagctttcacacaactGCCACTGATTTTACCATTTCGCTTTTCCaccatttaaaactacaaaaacctaCTATAAAGTACAcccttaatcttttttttattgagtcatttagttcatttcattcttttaatcgaaaataaaatcaatatggtaaattttcaataaacacgactatatacacaaattttggctatagttccaataatgaaaatattacaatgtactgtagccaaagacatattatgataaacagaatgagcagctcacctctagCAGCTATGAGAGTCAATTCGGACCAGAAGACTCGAAAGGTAACTACTTAtttttgtttcctgtacataacatatggaggttttgcgatgctttgtgcATGCGTGCCTAGtagaaaattaacaaatctCTCTCTGAGACTGCtcattcttctgagtcacgttaaagactcgttcaaaaagaatgaatggttcatgaatgacccatcactaAATGACACATCATAAAACCCAAATAACCAGTTTGAAGTCttcctgttaacacacaccagcataCACACCAGCACATATCATCATTGACCTATGTTGAGTTGCCatcagtttttaattaaagcacCAGAGATCATGCGCTAAATCGTACATTACCTCACCATGCAGTGTGAAATTATTGAAAAACAAGCTGCTCGTTTCCCTGGAGTTGTAAACATAATCCATGGTGCACACattcaaataataatttcaagCATTAATGAGTAGCCTTACAGTATATGAACTGAAAACATCATCACAGCATCGACACTCAAGTGGTTATAGATGTAAAGTGATCATCAATTTAGTATACTTAcacaatgtttttaatattcttCGTTATAAGCAGTACTTCATttcattaataatgtttttcaaCACTTCTTAAACCTATGTGTGGCAAACTGACAGGTGGCATTTATGGTTTCTGTCcactcacacttttttttatctctaaaagTAAGAGTAGGTCTGCATTTTCCTATAATTATTTCTTCTTAGTAATTCTAAGACAAATGTCAAATACGGGCTTCTGGAATGAAATTTCAGGTTATTacttagactattaaaaaacatGTCATGTACACTGtcataatatatacatatattcaaTTTATTCATGAAGCTCCCTACTTTTAGTCTTAGCGAGGAGTAGGACTGCATTACTGCATCACTGTTTACTGAGAGCTGTAAAGTAGGCTAAGAGGTTATAGTTAgatgttgcagttttttttatagttttaaaaagtgtaaaatttaaatgttgaaatcagtactatacaaataaaaaaaaaagctttatgcaCATAGACAAAACTTATAGATTCATGACTCAGCCGCACAAAGTTATCATAATTAGACTCTTCCAATCAGAGTTGTTTCAAGACCCTATAATAGAactggataataataataatttaaaaagacttagaaaaaaaagctatacTGGAGAGAAGTTGGTTGCCAAGATAGTAGAATGATAAGAAATATTTATGAGAAGAGTCTGCTCTACTCTTATCTCTAAAGATAAAATATGAATTTGTGAAACCACCAATGCCACCTGTCAGTTTGCCACACATACCCCTCAGAAGTGCAAAAAATTTTCATACGCAAATTTTAACTTATAAAACAGAATCTCAAAAACAGTTGTGTACACTGTCGaataaatcaatataaaaaatatacagtcaTGTTAAAAGGAGAATGCCTCTTTTGTCCAAAAAGAACATGAAAGCACGACTGAGGTTtccaaaactgcatctgaacaaagcaCTTTTGGAATAATTTCCTATGGACAGGTGAGACCAAGGGAACTTGTTTTGCCTTAATCCCCAGTGCCATGTTTGGCAAAAACCAAACACAATGGGTTAATCAGTATTCAGAacttaactcatttgaagtgaaGTGGTAAAACATTAACAGAATTGCCTAAACAAATGCCCAAGATACTTAATGAACTAAAGGAATTGTATTGTACCGAAGAGTTGGCCATAATGCGTCCACAATGATATTAGAAACTGATTAAGTCATACCAGAGTTATTGCTGCATGACAATTTATTGAATCATGGGCAATGCATAGTATTTCCCAtatgatttcttttctttttgaaaaaggTATATTTTCGTTGTTCATTTGAGCCTGTATTTGGCTTATACTAAGACCTGCTAGTACCATATGATCTTTTGTTTTTACActaaaacacataaaattaaaagagggaGTACTCAATTTTGCACATAACTCTATTAAAAGCCCAACAAAcagaaaagccaaaaaaaaaaagaattaataagtCAAGCATGAGTAAGGTGGTCTGGGATGTAGAGTATCCTGGATGGTGGTGGGATGGAGGATGGCTTTGGAAGTTCTGTGCCCAGTAGCATCCCCTCCCGATGTCCCATCATAGCAGGTCATGGGTGGTGGCCAATTTACGCCACTGCCATGGAGGGATCCAGGTCAGCCttggttaataataataataataataataataataataataataattaaaataataagaatttttattatttattattattattagcagcagtagtagtagtagtagtagtatggtTTGTTCTTGTTGCTGTCTCTTCTATCATTACATTGGTTGCACATTTTGagttacacacatacataggaGTTATTAGAATGGACTTGTCAATgtcctgttttctttttctttctttgttttttgtttgttgttcatTATGGTTGTCACATGCGATAATAAACTCTCTCTGtttgcattataataaataaaaatgttcactTTGACACATACTTCAAAAGGTCAATACTTCAAAGGTATACTTGTCTTGTAGTTTATGGAGGAATAGTTTCAAGTACTGTAAATAGTACAGAATAGTTGGAACTAAACCTTATTCTTTATGTACAGAGTGTTATTAATCCACACAGAATCAAATGAACATATGGCTGACAAATGAGTTATTTTAAACCATTCCTATATACAAGTGCttctcaaagtaaaaaaaataaaataatttaattcaaaaagtgaacCTTGTATATTCTAGATTTGTtacatgtaaatttaaatatttcaagtcTGTTTTAATTTGCATAATTACAGTTACAGTTCATGAATTTAAGTATATTACTAGTCATACAATATAAATACTTTGGATGTCTCAGTCTAAATCATTACATTAAGACAGCTGTCCAACAAATCATTAATGACGGTAATGACACCAGGACGGTAAGCCACAGAAGGTCATCGCTAAAGACAATTCAAAAACTTGGAATAACTTCACAAGGATTAGAGacaggctggagtcagtgcaacAAGATATCTTCAGGAAATGCCCGCAGTGTCCAAACTATCACTAACTGGGTTGCTGACAATATATTACTTGCCAGGCAATgcacctgacctgaaccccatagaagAGAAAAACCTTTTTCAATATATCTAATATTTAAGATGCTGGTCTTTTGACTTTCATAAGATGTAATCCTTGATCATCAaaatcaaaacatgaaaaaaggctttatattttactgtatgtgtaatgaACCTAGAATGGAtgagagtttcactttttgaatgaaattacaaaaaaaaaaaaaaaaaatccacaatatTCTTATTTTCTGAGATGCACTTGTACACAGAATTGCAAGCACACCaaaatgcatgcacacatataagcaggcagtctgatcatggctttaATGTACTGGGATACCTTTTTACCTTTATGTTATCCATCCACTAGTGAAGTGCTGGGATAAATGAATTAGTtaagcaggggattatataaaaaaataaatgtactttgttctctcataactatgttctgatgttctgcacaatcaaaagtcccagtctAACTCGAACGCCCATTGTACAAATTATGCATATTATTTGTAACAATACATACAAAATATCttcttctgaaaaaaaaaatccagtgctttactaattaaataataaaatcccaGTGAGTATATTGACTTAAaatttacacatactgtataatgtcttTTGACACATAACTTCCAGACAATGGCCTTAATGTGGAGTGGAATTGACTCTGATTTAAATAATTCCTCCAATCATTTTCCATATAATTCAAGTTAGGGTATTGGCCTTCTGTTGCTTTTTCGGCTGTTCTTTACTCCATTAACATTTCCTTCAATTATGCATAATACCCCAGAAATGTTTTTAGGAATGGAGCACCATGTTCAATCTAAATCCGAAATTTGGTCACACGACCATTTCAATCGTCCTTCTTTATACACATGATGTTCTTTCTTCatacataaaatcttttttttccaaacacaaAACGTTGTATTCTTGgcataaaattaaacattttccaCTCACCATAGTATAGTATAATCCGAATTAGGTCTTATTTGTATAATGTTgtataatttgtataatttaacattttgactTTATTGTTTAGCAGAAAGGTTTTGAATGTAATGTAGACATGGAGATGATTGGTGTGCAgttcatatttaattatattttttccattatgAATAAATGTTAAGTCAAAAGAAGATGTGTAAATTTAATTTGGATATATGCACTGGAagtatcttttaaaaaaatgggtGCGAAAGCGGAATGAAAAGCGGAAAttacaaaaggaaaacaatCTTAAAGGACAACTGTTTCATGTCTTATACCATTTAGCTAAACTTCCCTTAAGATAAATTTATtatagtgcatttttttttgttgccatttTTAGACAGTATCATGGAATGTTCATATAAAATACCTTTTTACTCTTACCACACCATATCTATGGCTCTTTTGCaaatctttacagattttctggTGTATCAATGATTAGTTATGTATTTCAGTTACTGCCCAGTGTTTCTTGAAGGACTTTAGAAACAGCTGGGATCAGACTGTCCGCATAGTCCCTGACACGTGTGTCTAATATTTGATTCTTTTGATCCaaaatttcatttgaaatttctCTCATGTGATACATATGGGCAATCGAAGAGTCCACTCTGACACTACCACTTATAGACTGCAAAAGGCCATGGACTGTAACCTGATACACAAAGCGAGGGTCAATAATGACTTTAAAGTTATTAAACTTAGTTGGATCATTGCTCATTTTTACAATATGTTCCAAAATGTTTACTCCCGGGACATTATTCCAGGAGTCCGGTGAATATCTAGGGTTTGAATCCTTGATGGAAAGAGGAAAATAATTATTCTCAAATTCAAAGGCACCTATATGATTGTATTTCCTTTCCAATTCAGGCAGGAGCTCTGTCCAGGTTTTTACATTCATAGGCAGAATAAGTTCATCCAAGTCTTGCAGAGCTACATAGCGACTCTGGTACATGTATCGATACACACAGTCATTGAGTGCCGAAATCTGCCCAAAGTAGTGCAGCTGCCCTGATGAAACTGACTTCAGCCAGCCTCTAGAAGCATTGATGTATGGTGATAAATTCCAAGGGATAAGTTCTACAAAATTTTGCTTGACGTAGTAATCCAGGACTTTCTGTACATTCGAATCACAGCTAGTTTTGTAAATAGCTACCTTTTGGACACCGAGTATCTTGAACATCTCCATGGCCTGCACAAGCTCCAggacatttttatattcatacaTGACAGAAATGCAGACTGCAAACTCATAAGGAAATGTTTCAGGCATGACAATCTCTTGATTCGTAACAGGTTGTTGGAAGGTGTAAATGTCGTGTGAAGGTCCGTCCTCTTTAACTGGTGGGGAAGTGATAGCCACGTGTGTCGGTTTTGTACATGTTACAGGTAACCTGCAGGTAATATCAGCCGTGCCATATTCATATCCAAAGTGGTCAGAATGAATTTTGCATGTAGCCGGTACAGATTCACTTTTTCCGTTGCAGCACAGCAAGCATTGATACTGTGCGTCCTCATTGCGAAGCACTATAGCGATTGTATGTATCATTTTCGCTCCATGGCGGTGCTCTATATAGGAGCCGACCATATATGATTTATGATTGTTCACTTTAATAATTGGATCATTTCGCACTGGCACACCACATGGCAGGACCAGGACAGGTGTCGTCTTATTTTTATAGTCAGGGGACTTAGGACGTGGAGGTGGTATAATCGTTTGTTTTTGGAAAAGAAAGTAGATGATGTAAATGAGCACAGGAATAATTAGAAGGAGAAAATATATCTTTACAAAAGCTCCCTGCTTTATGGAGGCATATTCTGacctgtaaagcaaaaaaaaaacaacaattaaaattaGATAAAATTGGTGCAGGCAGCAAAATTATATAGGTCTGATGAGAAAAATAACTGATTCTTGCCTTTCAAATTGGATTATAGCACATAGAAATGTGTAGCTTCAAATTCATGTGAAATCTGACTGCTTGACTATCCTTAAGTTTGATAACTCAAATTGGAATTGTCTTTTTGTTATCATTGATTGTGCTTCTTGATttgaagaaacaaaaatattatgttGATCACGTGTAAAGTTTAACCCCAATAGAGCTCACCTGCATAGAGTATAATCATGCCTACAAAGCTTCATAAAAGATCAAGTGAACACAAAAACTGAGAACATGATTTTAAATATCAGGGTAAACattgaaagtttttttaaataaataaataaatatataaatatgggtcaatgacgtgacgccccctttttctgtccgggttaattttattttgcagaaaaaacaaaaaaatacataaaaatttctcatctacttgttataccttctttacctactaaaccactctaacttctccaaatttttaagtttttcataatttttctgctatccgaagtgccaaaacatcatatggggcgaccgtccggccttgacttttgTTAggaaaactggtttaaaaacactttaaatcaacctaaatatattccttttcctagttggcataatttcaaacatgttttacactcattgacaaaactataaagcatttgcacatatatttctatcatgatataaAAAACGAATATTGTCCGAATTATGCTGATTCTATCCATatcatccggggcgaccatcaacaaaccacaattttgggacctttattttgaaaaacattttaaggatgggatactgcatcagccagacacaagtgaagaccccctggaaacaactgtatagtaaatcagtctctctaatatagtaagaaaaagctgttttttaactgctgtaatgtcgtagtcacttttggtcatcatgtggggcgaccaccccaaaactgtgaattataatttttttcccacaaatctatattttgatgataaatttgatagtgctttgtcactagaagaagcttgtttggtttctgaggctaaccgttagcctgttatacttgagtaaacttgaaaacatcatatggggcgaccgagtatcatgtggggcgaccactgctgagtgttttaaatgatagatatatgtcctatatttgtagttttcatatcctatacatcaattatatacatagaggtAATTGTTTAagcataattatttgtatattttatctttttttttattcagccattttccattccttttatagggataaacatttcttttttgttgtagtACAAtcctacaggaaaaaaaaaactacacaatgACATTCTATTTATCTGACTATACATGTATTAgtcatttaaaacaagttttaacctattttaccTATTTCCTAGATGGCACGATTAACAAGCAAAGAGAGGACTGCTTGTCATAGACAGAAAGTCAACTCCAACCCTGCAGCAAGAGCAGAGTAtctcaacatcaaagtacaacggttgttacagtttcttgcataaatccactgtagtcacgacaagtcctttgctgtgttctgtagcttcggtagattacagttacaacaacttattttactgtatgctTTACCTCAcagtatcacggtcaaaagcttgtattctccacacctttctgtatccttccatgTCATAACAACAACTtgcaactaacgtgcgtgatagacatgcagctacacaactgtgggatgatgtcacagaacaactcatgaaatgatgtcacaatacaacttacgagtataatactacgtgcttaaactaataaactcaatggaattaatgtataatgcttaactaacaaattgaaatgaaataaacacaacaaattacaaaaatgaaatatggcccttacaatgagaaaagaaaagggaaaggGCCAGAAAAAGAAACTTATTATTTGTGATATTTGAATGTTGAAAGGTTAATTGAGATGCAAGTAGTGTTCATCCCTGTCCAATAAGTCAAAAAGGTTCCAAAAAAGAGATTCTTTACTCAGCTTCTTAAGTTCTTGAAGCATTTAATgtgtgttgcaataaaaattatataattttaaatgttaaagtccttctgatttgttatatttaaatgttgaaatgttattcgaataaaaagagttaaattttctttcgtcttgaactcttttgtgtacattttaactGAAATTTTTATATCTGTGGTTTTCTTATCATTTGGGGCGACCATATGTCATATGGGGTAACCAACAAATGGCAATAATTACACTAAATTCATAACCAAATATTCATCAGTTCAGCCTCAAATATTAATCAGTGGTATGCTATTGTTGAATGTGTAATATCTGTATAAATGCTAATccagtttttttgcttttgaagtaaaaatcagtattgtaACTTTTCCTTTTCTCTAGCCAGATCATGAGCTTTTTCCGTCCACTTCTCAAACGCGCTCCAGCGCTTCCTGCGAGTGGGCGGaagaaactttctctctcgcctctGCGAAGTTGAAAACTATCACTTCAGAGCGCTCCTCTAATGATGAGCAAGCGTATCAGTTGTTATTAAAGGTGGTAACCTGCGCGGTCGaacgcgtacacctcgatttcgacgtaaaaaataaataaataaataaataaaataaatcccacAAACACTCAAAGTTAGAcaacaggtttctgtcgggtggcggAGAAGGGGCATCAATGATGGCCCCTCTTCTTcttggcgacctccatgagttaactctttcatggaataagccgtatttatcccatgtttttgtgatattgacaTTGATTTGTTTCCATGTCATTGATTAAAGCGtggtcctttatgatgatgtcccagatcaaagagacgcttgcgggctatctctctcctgggagctcatcctcccgGGAAAAATCCATACTCCATGGACTAACTAAAACTTAGACTAACATCTTTGCTGGTGGGGAAacatttttcaggcagcgggtcaggtTAGTGCTGTCAtgcacacaatggctttgcaggcataccagactgacctactgagagctgagCACTGGCAGGAGGCACGTGTtcccatgtttcaggatgccgaacatctaacacacccatctagccaAAGTGTCAAACTTTttgcaccttttagagaggccgGGAGCGGGGCAACCAACTGCCAGGTATGTTTCTTTAGGTATGAAGCACTGTGGAGGACCAGCACCTTTAGGAGGCCGTGGATCAATctggtgtttcggagagcagcggtctccaatGAAACTTTAGGTGTTCGGTtccttcctgccatgtttcaggaggACGAACATCTAACCCCCGTCTAATCTTACATATcatgggtgtcacatgggattcgaccgcaatgcaggcacagctgtctcctgtgtgcgtcgaatccattctcaatagCCTAAAGGAGATCAAGAATCTCATGGCAGCTTCCGGTTTCCACGGCGATAcccttggaccttctgcactTGAGATCACTccagttgtggctaaaaaccaggggatttcgtccaagggccaatcccctgAGGCAATAGTGGTTATGCGctgagagcttcgtaccctctctATAGAGCTAGCGCCTCGGCATTGACATGTTGTCCTAGCTCCcctcgttttctttag
Coding sequences within:
- the LOC128527776 gene encoding uncharacterized protein LOC128527776 — protein: MNAQALRRSEYASIKQGAFVKIYFLLLIIPVLIYIIYFLFQKQTIIPPPRPKSPDYKNKTTPVLVLPCGVPVRNDPIIKVNNHKSYMVGSYIEHRHGAKMIHTIAIVLRNEDAQYQCLLCCNGKSESVPATCKIHSDHFGYEYGTADITCRLPVTCTKPTHVAITSPPVKEDGPSHDIYTFQQPVTNQEIVMPETFPYEFAVCISVMYEYKNVLELVQAMEMFKILGVQKVAIYKTSCDSNVQKVLDYYVKQNFVELIPWNLSPYINASRGWLKSVSSGQLHYFGQISALNDCVYRYMYQSRYVALQDLDELILPMNVKTWTELLPELERKYNHIGAFEFENNYFPLSIKDSNPRYSPDSWNNVPGVNILEHIVKMSNDPTKFNNFKVIIDPRFVYQVTVHGLLQSISGSVRVDSSIAHMYHMREISNEILDQKNQILDTRVRDYADSLIPAVSKVLQETLGSN